One Syntrophus gentianae genomic region harbors:
- a CDS encoding response regulator — MRDEDKTKEQLLCELKELRKRIVELETGEEETRGKSEAEREVYKLNEELEKRIAERTRQLDAINEMLKKLSEREAALQESEERYRTLVENVNIGVYRVTAGAPGRFVQVNPAIVKMFGYDSIDEFMLVPVAQTYQDPEKMLKFGRKIERFGVVKDEELRLQKKDGTPIWASATARAQYDADGRIKWIDGVIEDISERKQAEEALCKAKEEAEAANRAKSDFLASMSHEIRTPMHAILGMAELLSETPLTPEQHKYVEVFKNAGENLLSVINDILDLSKVEAGQLELENVDFDLAEIVEKAGEVLAIRAHGKGLELACHILSDVPVDLVGDPIRLRQILLNLVGNAVKFTEQGEIVLAVRTHDPQAFVRENAEVVELLFSVSDTGIGIPKEKIDMIFEKFTQVDSSTTRKYGGTGLGLSISKRLVELMGGRIWISSESGKGTRVFFTARFGIQKEHKKRADLRDVKIKGLHALIVDDNATNRMILREILSGWGVLGAEAEDGETAIAEMKRAKGSGIPYDLILLDYVMPFLDGCGVAERMKEEQLVEGATIVMLTSDLGRGDPVRFQELGIAGYLTKPVKRAELKDGILAAVGKAKAAVGEPSAPVVPEAHAPLRILLAEDSEDNRLLLLSYLKKMPYQIDTAENGAVAVEKFKAGKYDLVLMDIQMPLMDGYAATREIRKWEREKSVPETPIIALTAYAYKEDRQKSFDAGCNGHLIKPIKKADLLEAIKEYTGGMRE, encoded by the coding sequence ATGAGAGACGAGGATAAGACAAAGGAGCAGCTCCTCTGCGAGTTGAAGGAATTGCGAAAACGGATCGTTGAACTGGAAACCGGGGAAGAGGAAACGCGGGGGAAATCGGAGGCGGAACGTGAAGTCTACAAGCTGAACGAGGAACTGGAAAAGAGAATTGCGGAGCGCACGAGGCAACTCGACGCAATCAACGAGATGTTGAAAAAACTGTCGGAACGGGAGGCGGCGCTCCAGGAAAGCGAAGAGCGGTACAGAACGCTGGTCGAAAATGTAAATATCGGCGTGTACAGAGTTACCGCCGGTGCGCCGGGACGTTTTGTCCAGGTAAATCCGGCCATCGTTAAAATGTTTGGCTATGATTCAATTGATGAATTCATGCTGGTTCCGGTTGCACAGACCTATCAGGATCCGGAAAAGATGCTTAAGTTCGGCAGAAAGATCGAGCGATTCGGAGTCGTAAAGGATGAGGAACTCCGTCTTCAAAAGAAAGACGGCACGCCGATCTGGGCTTCGGCCACGGCAAGAGCGCAATACGATGCAGATGGCAGGATCAAATGGATAGACGGCGTCATAGAAGATATTTCCGAGCGCAAACAGGCTGAAGAAGCGCTGTGCAAGGCGAAAGAGGAAGCCGAAGCGGCAAACCGCGCCAAGAGTGATTTCCTGGCAAGCATGAGCCACGAAATCCGCACGCCGATGCATGCCATTCTCGGCATGGCGGAACTCCTGTCGGAGACGCCTCTTACCCCGGAGCAGCATAAATACGTCGAGGTCTTCAAAAATGCCGGAGAGAACCTCTTGAGTGTCATTAATGACATTCTCGACCTGTCGAAAGTGGAGGCCGGACAGCTTGAACTCGAGAACGTCGATTTTGATCTTGCGGAGATCGTTGAAAAGGCTGGAGAGGTGTTGGCAATCCGCGCCCATGGCAAGGGACTCGAACTTGCCTGCCATATCCTGTCCGATGTGCCTGTCGATCTGGTTGGCGATCCGATTCGTTTGCGGCAGATCCTTCTCAACCTGGTGGGAAATGCCGTGAAGTTTACGGAGCAGGGGGAAATCGTTCTTGCCGTCAGAACGCACGATCCACAAGCCTTTGTCCGGGAAAATGCCGAAGTTGTTGAATTGCTTTTCTCTGTCTCCGATACCGGCATCGGCATCCCCAAAGAGAAAATCGATATGATCTTTGAGAAATTCACCCAGGTTGATTCGTCCACGACCCGCAAATACGGCGGCACCGGACTTGGCTTGTCCATATCGAAGCGTCTGGTCGAATTGATGGGGGGGCGGATCTGGATTTCAAGCGAGTCGGGCAAAGGGACCAGGGTCTTTTTTACCGCGCGTTTCGGGATTCAGAAGGAACATAAAAAACGGGCTGACCTGCGTGATGTTAAGATCAAGGGGCTTCATGCCCTTATTGTAGACGATAACGCCACAAACAGGATGATATTGAGGGAGATCCTTTCCGGATGGGGCGTCCTCGGGGCAGAGGCGGAAGATGGGGAAACGGCGATTGCCGAAATGAAAAGGGCAAAGGGGTCCGGTATCCCCTATGATTTGATCCTGCTCGATTACGTCATGCCCTTTCTCGATGGCTGCGGCGTTGCAGAGCGCATGAAGGAAGAACAACTGGTTGAAGGGGCAACCATTGTCATGCTCACTTCAGATCTGGGGAGGGGTGATCCGGTAAGATTTCAAGAGCTCGGTATCGCGGGCTACCTCACGAAGCCGGTCAAACGGGCCGAACTCAAGGACGGTATCCTGGCTGCGGTGGGAAAGGCAAAGGCCGCTGTTGGAGAGCCGTCGGCGCCTGTGGTTCCTGAAGCGCATGCCCCCCTCCGCATCCTCCTGGCAGAGGACTCGGAAGACAACCGTCTGCTCCTGCTGTCCTATCTCAAAAAAATGCCTTACCAGATCGATACGGCTGAGAATGGGGCGGTTGCCGTTGAGAAGTTCAAGGCGGGGAAATACGACCTTGTCCTGATGGACATCCAGATGCCGCTGATGGATGGTTATGCCGCGACCCGGGAGATCAGGAAATGGGAGAGAGAGAAGAGTGTTCCGGAAACGCCGATCATCGCGCTGACGGCCTATGCCTACAAAGAGGACCGGCAGAAGAGTTTCGACGCCGGCTGCAATGGACATTTGATCAAACCGATCAAAAAAGCGGACCTGCTGGAAGCGATCAAGGAATATACAGGCGGCATGAGAGAATAG
- a CDS encoding alpha/beta hydrolase family protein, with the protein MERQRITIPLSGEESISAVLTLPRNETKNLGVITAHGAGNDMEQALLVAFSDGLAEAGYPALRFNFPYKEKGLKAPDRPEKLENAWAAAYRYFREGSGAGLTRIIAAGKSMGGRVASQMVADKKLPAQGLIFLGYPLHPAGDLSKLRDAHLYQIGIPMLFFAGTRDTLCDLATLQGVLDKMSAPWDLEIIEGGDHSFRIPKSMGIPESDIHTRLAEKTVQWLEETF; encoded by the coding sequence ATGGAAAGACAACGCATAACCATCCCTTTGTCAGGAGAGGAATCCATCTCGGCTGTGCTGACCCTGCCACGGAATGAAACAAAAAACCTGGGGGTGATCACGGCGCACGGCGCTGGGAACGATATGGAACAGGCTCTCCTGGTTGCCTTCTCCGACGGGTTGGCCGAGGCGGGCTATCCAGCGCTGCGTTTCAATTTTCCCTATAAAGAGAAGGGACTGAAGGCGCCGGACCGGCCTGAGAAGCTGGAAAATGCCTGGGCGGCGGCCTATCGCTACTTCCGGGAAGGCTCCGGCGCCGGGCTGACCCGCATCATCGCCGCCGGCAAATCCATGGGCGGACGGGTGGCGTCTCAAATGGTTGCCGACAAGAAGCTGCCTGCGCAGGGGCTGATCTTTCTCGGCTACCCCCTGCATCCGGCGGGCGACCTCTCAAAACTCAGAGATGCCCACTTGTATCAGATCGGCATTCCGATGCTCTTTTTTGCCGGGACAAGGGATACCCTGTGCGACCTGGCAACGCTGCAAGGAGTCCTGGATAAAATGTCGGCCCCCTGGGATCTGGAGATCATCGAAGGCGGCGACCATTCCTTCCGCATTCCCAAGTCGATGGGCATCCCGGAGTCGGACATCCACACCCGGCTGGCGGAAAAGACCGTGCAATGGCTGGAGGAAACCTTCTAG